Below is a genomic region from Xylanivirga thermophila.
AAGTGGTGGCATAAAAGTACTACCAACATAAGCGCTTGCCATTTGTATCCCAATAATTGCCTGAGAATTCTCTTGTCCAAAGTTTGACGGTGTTGAATGAATTAATGACGGATAAACAGGGGCACAGCCAAGACCGATGATGACAAGTCCGACTAAAGCCAGTATGCTCCTTCCGTTAGGAATCCCTAGCAAGATAACTCCTAAAATAATAGTCATTATACCAAATCGAATGAGCAGTTTATCTCCGATTTTATCAGCGATAAATCCGCAAAGGAAACGCCCAAAGGTTATTCCTAAGAAAAATAGAGATGCAAATTTTGCGGCAGTTTCGGAATCAATTCCATGAAATTTAACAAGATAACTACTTGCCCACAAACCTGTCGTTGTTTCAAGAGCACAGTAGCTAAAAAAGGTCAAGAGTACGAACTTGACTCCCTTAATTTTCAAAGCTTGTGGCAGGCTCAGAGGCGTTGGCAGAGTTTCATAGCTATTTTCAATATTATTTTCCCTTTTCCATAGTGGAAGGCTGATAAAAAGTACAGCTGTCAATATAAACTGTAAAATGGCAACAGAACTGTAGCCTCTATTCCATCCATATCCACTTGTTAGACAATAACTCATGATGTATGGACTAACTGCCGCTCCAACTCCCCAAAAGCAATGCAACCAACTCATATGTCGAGAGGCATAGTGCAATGCAACATAATTGTTCAGAGCAGCATCAACTGCACCTGCACCAAGTCCATATGGAATAGCCCATAAACAAAGTAAGATAAAAGAATTAGAAATAGAAAATCCAAACAGTGCCACCGCTGTCATCAGCACACTAATTGCAGTTACAAGTCCTGCTCCAAGCTTTCTTGTCAGCTTATCTGACATAAGACTGGATACTATCGTTCCACCAGCAATAATCATTGTTACGACTCCGGCATAAGATATTGGTACATCAAGCTGTTCATATATAACCGGCCATGCTGAGCCAAGTAGCGAGTCCGGCAGTCCAAGACTAATAAAGGCAATATATATAATTATAAGTAAAAACGAATACATAAAAATCCTCCAATGTTGTTGTTTAAGTAAGAACAGAATTACGAAAATGTTTTTCTCGTTCCCCTATTTTCTACAAATAAATTTTGAAAAACATTTATAAAATTCTATTAACTCTTTAAAATGTTTTAGAACTCCTTTTCATGTCTTTTGAAAAATTCATAATATGTGCGTACGTTCTCTAATTCTGTCCATCTTTTTACATCAACCGGATTCTCATCAAGATCATATATTTTTGCTCCATGCATAGAAAGCAAAAATGGCGAATGTGTTGATATAATAAACTGACAGCCAAAAAAATGTGCAGATTCCTCAATAAATTTCACTAATTCTATCTGACGTTTTGGGGACAGGCTATTTTCAGGTTCATCCAATAAATAAAGCCCTTTTTCTCCAATTTTCTCCGTAAAGTATAGGAATGCACTCTCACCATTTGAATATTCCCGTACATTATCCATCAACTCACTTCTCACAAAACGGGACTGCGTTTTACTTCTAGCACTATTTACTTTTTTAAGTTGCTCATAATCTTCTATAGACTTCAGTTGAAAATGAGAATATTTAGCATCCAAATATTCTTCAAAAAGCTTTTCCCGTCTTTGGTCAATTCCTTCGTTAAGATTACGAATGTTCAACATATAGTCAAAAACATCATCACTAGTAATAATTCTACTATTTTTAGGAATATTGTCCTCAAGCTGCATAGTACACATATTTACATAGTCCATATAGAAATTAGATTTATTATAAATGGAATCACGATTGATCCCTGTTTTTTCTGCTATCACATTTAATGCCGTTGATTTTCCTGAACCATTTCCCCCATATAAAATTGTTACTGGTTCAAAATCAATTCTTTCAAAACCATGCCTTGATAATACCTTAAACGGATAAAATGAATCATAGCACGTTCTTTTTATTTTCATAAAAAAGTTAAATTCCATATCCTCATTTGGAAATGTAAAAACATTTAAATAGACCATTATCATCTTCCTTATCATAACTTTTTATCAATAATCTATTGATTGCTACCCCATCAACCCTTCATAGCTTCATTCCATTATATAATAAAGTATTAATAAAATGAAGCTAGGGCTGACATTATGTGGGGAATCAGTTAAAGAAGTAAGTCCTGATACTAAAATTTAAAATAGTGAAATCTAATTCTGATACATACAGTGTAGATATTACATATAAGCCTCAAATAATTTTGTGTATAGAAAAGAGAAAAAAATTCTTGTAAACTAAACTTTTAAAATATCACCTAACATTTTATATGTGTCCTTAGGGTATTTTCCTATTTTTAATGGGGTTTAGTTTATATAATAGATACTGAACTACTTCGCAATGAATACCTCAGCTTTAATTACTTGTTCAAGTTTTAATTCCCAACATGTAGCTTGTATTGATTTCTTAGAGTTGCTTCCATAAATAAGATTTTTATCTTCCCGTTCCAAGTCAAAAATGCACTCCCAGCTTTTTTCTATTTTGGTTCGGATCTCTTTCATAGCTTGAGTTTCAATGCTAAAATCCTTTAAGTCATTCCAGCCAAATACTAAATCAATATATTCCTTTTCAAATTGCTCCTGATCTTTTATAAGTAAATCTGAAACTTCAATTATAAAATAAGGTTTTTCCATTCCAGTATTTGAATATGTCTCATCAGCAATATTCCAATTCCTTAACACAATATCTGTTTCACTTATTTTTAGTTGTATCCTGTCTATGGGAAGCTCTCCTTTACATTCTAACTAAGGCTCTTCAATTGTTTACTTTACAGCTGGTATTTCTTTTCCCGTGTCCATGTAGATTTTATCATTTACCATAATCATCGGCCGTCTGTCAGATAAGCCTTCTTTTATATCAAATAACCTGAATATCATATCTCCTCGTACATATGACAATGTGCCAATCGTCCCATCTTCTGTATGAAGATATCCGTATTCGCCTGTGTCAAAGAGGACTGCATGATGACTGTAATTGCCAAGTTTTGTTGAATTAATCACTTCTTCTATAGAAACAAACTGACTTTTAAATGGATCATCCATTGGCTTATATGTTGTTTCCTGTAATGTATTATCTGGCACGATATATATGAACATATTTTCACTACTCATAGGGTGTAGTTGCACTGTGTTACCGTCCACACTCACTGAAACATCACAATAATTATCTCCTTGCGTTTGATGACAATTTAAAGGCTTCAGATCTAGACTGCGTATAATTTGTAGTGAATTAATATCATATACAAATAGTCCGAAATAATCATGGAAAATTACTACATCATCAGAAGCAAAGTCAAGTTCAACCATGTCAGCTCCTACGATTTGCTCGAGAGACCACTTGGGTGCAGTAGGTTCAATAGTTGCAGCTTTCGGATTTGCCATTAGTCCAATTCCAACTGCCGTCACAATGACAATTGAAAAAACAAGTACCCAAAAACTTGCTCTTTTATAGTTTAACACGTTTTTAATCCTCCCTTTTACATTTCCCTCGCCAAAGGCAAGTGGACTTCCATTTAAGATATGCCTTCCGGTAGCAAGTAACAATAACGAATTAGCATAAGACTTTTTAATATCTTCATTCATTTCTTTCAGTACCTGTTCATCACAGGAAAGCTCCATATCTGTACTCATCAACATGAACGCAATCCACACAAGGGGATTAAACCAATGTATGATAAATATTAAGAAGGCTAATATTTTAATGATATGATCCTTCCGGCGAATATGGGTCTGTTCATGTAATAAGATATAGCTTCTTGCGTTAGCATTAAGTCCAACTGGTAAATATATCTTTGGTCTTACTAAGCCAAGCACAAATGGTGTTTTCAAATCCTTAGCTTCGAAGATATTCTGCTCTATCAATTGTGCATTTTTAAGCTGTCTTTTTAAGAGTATGACAGATACAAGGCTATAAACAAGTAATGCTATTATGCCCAAAATCCAGATGTATGCCCCTATTTCTATATAAATCTGCAGTGGATTTACACTTGCCCCAATGGTCGGTGCAGGAAGTGATTCGCTTACAAATACATCAACTACTTCTATCCCAGTATCAATCTGAGGACTTTGCTGATAAATAATGTCATGGGGGATTGGTACAGTATTCATATTCCGTGGCATAAGGCTAAACATGCTTTCAAAGGAGAATGGAATTATAAGGCGAAATGCCACCACAACCCATAAGGCATAGGAGATGACTTTTGGAGCTTTTTTGAGTAATAGTCTGATAAGTATCACAAAAAGAATAACATAGCTTGCCGTAAGACTCATATTTAAAACAGAAAGGAATAGTTCAACCATTCCTACACCTCCTTGTGCTCGTCAATCAATTTTTTCAACTCTTCAGCCTGGTGTTTACTTAATTTTTTTGCTCCAATAAAAGCTGCTAGAAATTTAGGCAAAGACCCTCCAAAGGTATCCTCAACAAAGCGTACACTTTGCTTGGCATAATATTCATCCTTTGTGATTAGAGATGAAACTACAGCATTTTCATTTTGGAAAATGCCCTTTTCACACAGCTTCTTTAGTACTGTATATGTTGTGGATTTTTTCCAATGCATTTCTTTTTCACATATCTTCACAAGATCACCGGAACCAATCGGCTCGTCATGCCATATTAATTCTGCAAACTTTTCTTCACTTTCAGTAAGTTTATATGATTTCATATTTATCCCTCCTTGGTCTATACGATATCGACT
It encodes:
- a CDS encoding MFS transporter, with the translated sequence MYSFLLIIIYIAFISLGLPDSLLGSAWPVIYEQLDVPISYAGVVTMIIAGGTIVSSLMSDKLTRKLGAGLVTAISVLMTAVALFGFSISNSFILLCLWAIPYGLGAGAVDAALNNYVALHYASRHMSWLHCFWGVGAAVSPYIMSYCLTSGYGWNRGYSSVAILQFILTAVLFISLPLWKRENNIENSYETLPTPLSLPQALKIKGVKFVLLTFFSYCALETTTGLWASSYLVKFHGIDSETAAKFASLFFLGITFGRFLCGFIADKIGDKLLIRFGIMTIILGVILLGIPNGRSILALVGLVIIGLGCAPVYPSLIHSTPSNFGQENSQAIIGIQMASAYVGSTFMPPLFGLIADNISIGIYPIYLICFAILMLIMSEILNRVIAVKE
- a CDS encoding AAA family ATPase encodes the protein MVYLNVFTFPNEDMEFNFFMKIKRTCYDSFYPFKVLSRHGFERIDFEPVTILYGGNGSGKSTALNVIAEKTGINRDSIYNKSNFYMDYVNMCTMQLEDNIPKNSRIITSDDVFDYMLNIRNLNEGIDQRREKLFEEYLDAKYSHFQLKSIEDYEQLKKVNSARSKTQSRFVRSELMDNVREYSNGESAFLYFTEKIGEKGLYLLDEPENSLSPKRQIELVKFIEESAHFFGCQFIISTHSPFLLSMHGAKIYDLDENPVDVKRWTELENVRTYYEFFKRHEKEF
- a CDS encoding DUF3841 domain-containing protein, whose amino-acid sequence is MLRNWNIADETYSNTGMEKPYFIIEVSDLLIKDQEQFEKEYIDLVFGWNDLKDFSIETQAMKEIRTKIEKSWECIFDLEREDKNLIYGSNSKKSIQATCWELKLEQVIKAEVFIAK
- a CDS encoding M56 family metallopeptidase, whose amino-acid sequence is MVELFLSVLNMSLTASYVILFVILIRLLLKKAPKVISYALWVVVAFRLIIPFSFESMFSLMPRNMNTVPIPHDIIYQQSPQIDTGIEVVDVFVSESLPAPTIGASVNPLQIYIEIGAYIWILGIIALLVYSLVSVILLKRQLKNAQLIEQNIFEAKDLKTPFVLGLVRPKIYLPVGLNANARSYILLHEQTHIRRKDHIIKILAFLIFIIHWFNPLVWIAFMLMSTDMELSCDEQVLKEMNEDIKKSYANSLLLLATGRHILNGSPLAFGEGNVKGRIKNVLNYKRASFWVLVFSIVIVTAVGIGLMANPKAATIEPTAPKWSLEQIVGADMVELDFASDDVVIFHDYFGLFVYDINSLQIIRSLDLKPLNCHQTQGDNYCDVSVSVDGNTVQLHPMSSENMFIYIVPDNTLQETTYKPMDDPFKSQFVSIEEVINSTKLGNYSHHAVLFDTGEYGYLHTEDGTIGTLSYVRGDMIFRLFDIKEGLSDRRPMIMVNDKIYMDTGKEIPAVK
- a CDS encoding BlaI/MecI/CopY family transcriptional regulator translates to MKSYKLTESEEKFAELIWHDEPIGSGDLVKICEKEMHWKKSTTYTVLKKLCEKGIFQNENAVVSSLITKDEYYAKQSVRFVEDTFGGSLPKFLAAFIGAKKLSKHQAEELKKLIDEHKEV